A stretch of the Leopardus geoffroyi isolate Oge1 chromosome B2, O.geoffroyi_Oge1_pat1.0, whole genome shotgun sequence genome encodes the following:
- the LOC123609665 gene encoding olfactory receptor 2W1-like: protein MDTNNESSTTDFILLGFSDLPQLEHIISGVVFVFYIMTLVGNTAIILVSNLDSQLHTPMYFFLSNLSFLDLCYATSIIPQMLVNLWGPTKSITYGGCVLQFFFALDLGATECLLLAVMAYDRYAAVCQPLHYTVLMHPQLCQKMVLTAWLGGLGSALIVCSLTLKLPRCGHREVDNFFCEMPALLKMACVYSKVIEIVVFALGVIFLLAPLSIIFISYAIITQAVMRIKSTARWHKVLNTCGSHLTVVTLFYGTIIYMYMKPQNSTSEDEGKFLTLFYTIVTPTLNPLIYTLRNKDVKSAVKRILCERKWSAKS from the coding sequence ATGGACACAAATAATGAAAGTTCCACTACAGACTTCATCCTGCTGGGGTTTTCTGATCTGCCCCAATTAGAACACATCATCTCTGGGGTTGTCTTCGTCTTCTATATTATGACTCTAGTAGGAAACACAGCCATCATCCTTGTATCTAACCTAGACAGCCAGCTCCATActcccatgtatttcttcctatCCAATTTGTCTTTTCTGGACCTCTGTTATGCAACTAGCATTATCCCACAGATGCTGGTAAATCTATGGGGTCCAACAAAGTCTATTACCTACGGAGGGTGTGTGCTCCAATTCTTTTTTGCCCTTGACTTGGGAGCCACAGAATGTCTTCTCTTGGctgtgatggcctatgaccgctatgctGCTGTTTGTCAACCTCTTCACTACACAGTATTAATGCACCCTCAGCTTTGCCAGAAGATGGTGCTCACTGCCTGGTTAGGTGGTCTTGGCAGTGCCTTAATCGTTTGTTCCTTGACTTTGAAGTTGCCAAGATGTGGGCACCGGGAGGTGGATAATTTTTTCTGTGAGATGCCAGCCTTGCTCAAGATGGCTTGTGTCTACTCAAAAGTAATTGAGATTGTTGTCTTTGCTCTTGGAGTGATATTTCTTCTAGCACCTCTATCAATAATTTTCATCTCATATGCAATTATCACTCAAGCTGTCATGAGGATCAAGTCAACAGCAAGGTGGCATAAGGTCCTTAATACATGCGGTTCCCACCTCACAGTAGTAACTCTGTTTTATGGAACAATCATTTATATGTACATGAAGCCACAGAATAGCACATCTGAAGATGAAGGGAAGTTCCTTACACTATTTTACACAATCGTCACACCCACCCTTAACCCTCTGATCTacactttaagaaacaaagatgtgAAGAGTGCAGTAAAGAGAATACTGTGTGAACGAAAATGGTCAGCAAAGTCATGA
- the LOC123609666 gene encoding putative olfactory receptor 2B3: MNWVNESSTREFILLGFSDRPWLQMPLFVLLLISYTFTIFGNVSIMMVCILDPKLHTPMYFFLTNLSILDLCYTTSTVPHMLTNICRNKKTISYGGCVAQLIIFLALGATECLLLAVMSFDRYVAVCKPLHYVVIMNHWFCIRVVAFSWFTGFGNSVLQSSLTLNMPHCGRQEVDHFFCEVPALLKLSCADTKPIESELFFFSALFLLIPVTLILISYGFIAQAVLRIRSAEGRQKAFGTCGSHMVVVALFFGTAIYMYLQPPSSTSKDWGKMVSLFYGIITPMLNPLIYSLRNKDMKEAFKSVMKKIFFL; the protein is encoded by the coding sequence ATGAATTGGGTTAATGAGAGTTCCACAAGAGAGTTTATACTACTTGGCTTCTCAGACAGACCCTGGCTACAAATGCCCCTGTTTGTGCTTCTATTAATATCATATACATTCACCATCTTTGGCAATGTGTCCATCATGATGGTGTGCATTCTGGATCCCAAACTTCATAcacccatgtatttcttcctcacTAATCTCTCCATCTTAGATCTGTGCTATACCACAAGCACAGTCCCTCATATGTTGACAAATATTTGTCGCAACAAAAAGACCATCAGCTACGGTGGCTGTGTGGCACAGCTCATCATCTTCCTGGCCCTGGGAGCTACTGAGTGTCTCCTCCTGGCTGTCATGTCCTTTGACAGATATGTGGCAGTCTGCAAACCCCTGCACTACGTAGTTATTATGAATCATTGGTTCTGCATAAGGGTGGTAGCCTTCTCGTGGTTCACTGGCTTTGGTAATTCAGTGTTGCAGTCTTCCTTGACCCTTAACATGCCACACTGTGGTCGCCAGGAAGTGGACCACTTTTTCTGTGAGGTGCCTGCCCTTCTCAAGTTGTCGTGTGCTGACACAAAGCCCATTGAGTCTGAGCTCTTTTTCTTTAGTGCATTATTTCTGCTAATTCCAGTGACATTGATCCTCATTTCCTATGGCTTTATAGCTCAAGCAGTGTTGAGAATCAGGTCAGCAGAAGGACGACAAAAAGCTTTTGGGACATGTGGGTCCCACATGGTTGTGGTCGCTCTCTTTTTTGGTACAGCCATCTACATGTATCTACAACCACCTTCATCCACCTCTAAGGACTGGGGAAAGATGGTTTCCCTCTTCTATGGGATCATTACACCCATGTTGAACCCCCTTATCTACAGCCTTAGAAATAAAGATATGAAGGAGGCCTTCAAGAGCgtgatgaaaaaaatcttttttctgtaa